Proteins encoded by one window of Bacteroidales bacterium:
- a CDS encoding DsrE family protein, translating into MTKLAIIVFADTGTPEALGRVSNAMTLAQETLEHRDELKFIFEGAGTKWIGELENESHKLHGPYKGIKKHITGACAFCAEAYGVKNQVEKSGIALLSEYNGHPSLRNLFADGYNVLSV; encoded by the coding sequence ATGACCAAACTTGCAATTATTGTCTTTGCCGACACAGGAACACCCGAAGCGCTGGGAAGAGTCTCTAATGCCATGACACTGGCTCAGGAAACCTTAGAGCACAGAGATGAGCTAAAATTTATTTTTGAGGGAGCCGGAACCAAATGGATCGGCGAGCTTGAAAATGAATCGCATAAGCTTCATGGGCCATACAAGGGTATAAAAAAACACATTACCGGGGCCTGCGCTTTTTGTGCCGAAGCCTATGGGGTAAAAAACCAAGTCGAGAAATCGGGAATTGCCCTGTTAAGTGAATACAACGGGCATCCCAGCTTACGCAACCTGTTTGCTGACGGCTACAATGTTTTGAGCGTCTGA
- a CDS encoding DUF302 domain-containing protein, translating to MKTKQMSLPAILFALVLITGVLGFNDDLKAQSVEPVTVESAKDFEGTIESIKKAVSNGEMMVLSELNQGNILSMTGLKVKAHSFFIGNPTVGKKAFSADPSVGVVIPVRVNVYNQDGTTYVNYFKPSGLFNSYGKNVKMIGKKLDGKLEQMMKMISE from the coding sequence ATGAAAACGAAACAAATGAGTCTACCGGCAATTCTCTTTGCATTGGTGCTTATAACAGGAGTTTTAGGTTTTAACGACGATCTGAAAGCTCAATCCGTTGAACCGGTAACGGTTGAATCTGCCAAAGACTTTGAGGGCACCATTGAGTCAATCAAAAAAGCAGTCTCTAATGGCGAAATGATGGTTCTCTCCGAACTCAACCAGGGGAATATTCTGTCGATGACAGGATTGAAGGTGAAAGCCCATTCCTTTTTCATCGGAAACCCTACCGTCGGGAAAAAAGCTTTTTCAGCAGACCCCTCTGTCGGAGTGGTTATTCCGGTAAGAGTGAATGTGTATAATCAGGATGGCACCACTTATGTCAACTACTTCAAACCATCCGGGCTGTTTAATTCTTATGGGAAGAACGTGAAGATGATCGGCAAAAAACTGGATGGCAAACTGGAACAAATGATGAAGATGATATCTGAATGA
- a CDS encoding SpoIIE family protein phosphatase, whose product MLKQIPPKIFFHLAREKRTVQRAIIISLGIGVILNLINQPELLTAFSYQKLNFVQILLTFMVPYGVSTYSSILSNYTAKPGQVSKLDANLQCQRCKKTNFHVHIGELIEECPQCQENTRWKPLKLFSKQDSDEELIKSLALFARHNPQPLFRINKHSTIIGANPKSEELLGQDQLAGKKLQEFIPEVGEMDLEELIQQEQIKHFIANISDNYYNFVFKGLSTLDSIHVYGTDITQIIQAEQQIKKQTGEIQSSIHYAWRIQSAMLPESKLIQQVFPNHFIFYRPRNTVSGDFFWINQIGHFRIAIAADCTGHGVPGAFMSMMGISLLNEIILREETLKADEILNKLRQRLISSLETNNAQETVQDGLDISLAIIDDQNHTIYYAGAFNPLYLLRNQQLIEMKADRMPIGKYVHDTDPFTQQFTSFENGDRIILFTDGYKDQYGEKYNKKISSRRFKNLLTDSSNLPVQKQLKEIESFFDTWKGNQEQIDDVLVMGIELST is encoded by the coding sequence ATGTTGAAGCAGATACCGCCAAAAATTTTCTTTCACCTGGCCAGGGAAAAACGAACCGTTCAACGAGCCATTATCATCTCACTAGGCATCGGGGTAATCCTGAACCTGATCAACCAGCCCGAACTACTGACTGCCTTTTCTTATCAAAAATTAAATTTTGTTCAGATATTGCTGACTTTTATGGTCCCGTATGGGGTATCCACCTACTCTTCCATATTAAGCAATTACACGGCTAAACCCGGGCAAGTATCCAAACTGGATGCGAATCTTCAGTGTCAAAGATGCAAGAAAACCAATTTCCATGTTCATATCGGGGAACTCATAGAAGAATGCCCGCAATGTCAGGAAAATACGCGCTGGAAACCATTGAAGCTTTTCTCAAAACAAGATTCCGACGAGGAGTTAATAAAAAGTCTGGCCCTTTTTGCCCGGCATAATCCCCAACCCCTGTTCAGAATTAATAAACACAGTACCATCATTGGCGCAAATCCGAAATCAGAAGAACTATTAGGCCAGGATCAACTGGCAGGCAAAAAGTTGCAGGAGTTTATTCCCGAAGTCGGCGAAATGGATCTGGAAGAATTGATCCAACAGGAGCAAATCAAACATTTCATCGCCAACATCTCCGACAATTATTACAATTTCGTTTTTAAGGGCTTATCCACCCTGGATTCTATTCACGTTTACGGTACCGATATAACACAAATCATTCAGGCTGAACAACAAATAAAAAAGCAGACCGGAGAGATCCAGTCAAGCATCCATTATGCCTGGCGAATACAAAGCGCCATGCTCCCCGAATCAAAATTGATACAGCAGGTCTTCCCCAACCATTTTATTTTCTACAGACCAAGAAACACAGTAAGCGGTGATTTCTTCTGGATCAACCAGATCGGTCACTTTAGAATTGCAATTGCCGCTGACTGCACAGGACATGGTGTTCCCGGGGCATTCATGAGCATGATGGGAATCTCCCTGCTAAACGAGATCATCCTGAGAGAGGAAACACTAAAAGCAGATGAGATATTGAATAAGCTTCGTCAGCGCCTGATATCCTCGCTGGAAACAAACAATGCCCAGGAAACCGTTCAGGACGGTCTGGATATATCCCTGGCCATTATCGATGATCAGAACCATACCATTTATTACGCGGGCGCTTTCAATCCTCTTTATCTGCTGCGCAATCAACAACTTATAGAAATGAAAGCGGACCGGATGCCCATCGGAAAATATGTCCACGACACCGATCCCTTCACCCAACAATTTACCTCATTTGAAAATGGTGACAGGATCATTTTATTCACGGATGGATATAAAGATCAGTACGGTGAAAAGTACAATAAGAAAATCTCATCCCGCCGGTTTAAAAACCTCCTGACGGATTCGTCAAATTTACCGGTTCAAAAACAATTGAAGGAAATTGAGTCCTTTTTCGATACCTGGAAAGGAAACCAGGAACAGATCGACGATGTCCTGGTTATGGGAATCGAATTATCAACATAA